From the genome of Natrinema marinum:
CCGATCGCCGGCGAGGGCAACGGCGGGATCTTCTTCCCGAACTACCGGCTCTCCCGTGACGGCGCGTTCACCGCGGCGCGCTTCCTCGAGTTAGTCGCCCAGCGGCCGGTCAGCGAGATCGTCGCGCCCTACGACGGCTACGTCAACGTCCGGCGCAACGTCGAGTACGAGTCGACGGCCGAACGCGACGCGATGCTCGACGCGGCGGCCAACCAGGCGCAGGCGGCCGACGCCGAACTGAACACTCGCGACGGCTACCGGCTCGACTACGGCGACGCCTGGGTGCTCGCCCGCCCTTCCGGAACCGAGCCGCTCGTCCGGATCTACGCCGAAGCCCGCGATGGCGACCGCGCCGCGCGACTCGCCGACGACATGTACGAGGCGCTGGCGGCGGCGAAAGCCGACGTCTGAATCGTCTCAGCTGCTACTCTCGTATCGTTTCCGTTTCGCGTCCGCTATCGGAGAGCGTCCGCCACTCGTCTCTCAGGCGGTCCGATAGTGCCGAACCGTTCCGGGGGGTTAGATCGGATCGTCGACTTCGAGCGCCGCCTCGAGTCGCTCGCGCTCCGTCCGTAACTCCTCGAGTTCGGCGTCGACGCGGCCGTCGGCCAGCCGCTCTCGCTCCTCGGGGGTGAGCTGCGCGACGGCCTGCGCCGCGGTCTGGAGCCGATCGTAGTCGGCGTCGGTCGCCAGCAGGCGAACCGCGCGCAGCGCCGCGACGACTTCCTCGTCGGCGACCCGTGCGACGAACGGCCGGTACTCTCGCACCCGATGGCGCAGTTCCCCGGCCGGCCCCGGCGGCCAGTCGATCGTCAGCGGCTCGGCGTCGATCCCGTCGAGGAACGTCTGCTGGGTCGCCACGTTGCGCTTGAGTTCGTCGGCGCTGTCGACGTAATGAGAGAGCTTCGACCGGGAGTAGTCGGCGTACTCGAGCAATTCGGGAATCGAATACTCCCCCGCTGGATTCTCCCGCACGTACCTCGCCAGATCGTCGGGCGGGCGCTCGTAGCCTACGAAGGGGTACCACTGACTGCGCTCGAGCAGGTCGAACACCTCCCGCGCGCTGGCCGCGAGCCGGTACTCGTCGAACGCCTCACGAACGGCTTCGTTGTAGGTCTGGATCGGATCGCGAAGTCGCTCGACCGGCGCGTCCAGATCGGCGTTCGCGAGTTCGAGCAGCCGTTCGCGCTCGACGATCGCATCGTCGAGGTCACGCCGGCGCTTGTTCGCGGTCTTGCGCGCCTCGGCGAGGGCCTCGCGTGCGGTCTCGCGTTCGTCGAGCATGTCGGCGTACTCCGCTGCGGGCTCGAGCGCATCGTGAGCGCGCTCGAAGTCCGATTCGCTGAGCCGGCGCTTGTCGATCGCGTCGAGGGCGTCTTCGAACGCCTCGCGCTCGGGGAGGTCGTCGTCGAGGTCCGAGACGAGCGTATCGAATTTTCCCTCGAGTTCGATGTAGGCCTGAAAGTTCTCCTTCCCGGTCCCGGTCGCGCGGTCGACGTAGTCTTCGAGCAGTTTGGTCGCGTTCCGATAGGCCGTCGCAACTTCCGTGACGGTCGCCTCGCCGCGGTCGTCGATCCGCGTCTCGACCGCTTCGAGCCGGTCGCGGGCGGCCTCGAGGGCCTCGAGCGGCGTCGCCTCGCCGTCGCTTCCGACCCCGGCGCTCGAGCCGGCGTCGGTGGGAGGGGCGCGCTCGCTCATCTCACTCGTAGACGGCGTCGGGGTCGAACACTTGTTCGCCGACGTGTTCGCCCTCTACCGTCCGGTAGAAACAGGATCGGTGGCCGGTGTGGCACGCCCCGCCCGCCTGGTCGACCAGATACAGGAGGGTGTCGGCGTCGCAGTCGACGCGGACCTCCTCGACGGACTGGACGTGGCCGCTCGTCGCCCCCTTCTCCCAGAGTTCGTCCCGGCTCCGCGAGTAGTAGTGTGCGCGTCCGGTCTCCCGAGTTCGCTCGAGGGCTTGCGGCGAGACGTACGCGAGCATCAGCACCTCGCCGGTGTCGGCGTCCTGTGCCACGGCGGGGACGAGTCCGTCCTCGCCGAAGTCGACCGAAACGTCGTCGTCCATACGCGAGACGTTGATCGGCCGAGCGATAGGTCTTTTGCCGCGGGCGAGCCGCCGAGAATCGTCTCGAGGGGCATCGGACTGAAAAAGCGAGTGGTGCGCTACCGGCCGTTCCAACTCCAGCGGGCGAGAGCGACCAGTGCGATCGCCGCCGCCACGAAGCCGATCGCCACGACGACCGTCCCAGTCGCGCTCGTCGACGCCGCGATCAGCCCCGACATCAGCATGAGTCCGACGACCAGTAGCAGGAGGCCGAACATCGAGACGATCGCCAGTCCGATCCCCTCGCGGATCCCCCACCTCGTCGCCGCGGCGTCCTCGAGGGCGCTCTTCGTCGGGTACTGTTCTGGACCGCGGTAGGGGGTTGCCATCTCTCTCGCCTCTGCTGGTACGTACGTTAGCATTCAGCATAAACCGCGCTCACGGCGGACCGGACTGTCCGGATCTCGGGCGGTTGGCGGCCGGCGGGTCCTTTCCTCTCTACGACCGCCCACAACGAGATCACGGCGGCTAATCGTTTCTCGGACTGAGACGAAACAGAGGGGCAGTATCGGTCGAGCGCTTAGCTCTGGCCGTTCAGCGTGATGTCGTTGATACCGATGATCCGCTCGTCGGCCTCGAGTTCCTCTTTGGCCTCGGTGGGCACCTCGCTGTCGACGTTGTAGACGGTCAGGGCCTCGCCGCCGATGGTCTCGCGGGCGTTGAACATGCCGGCGATGTTGACGTCGTAGTCACCCATGACGGAGCCGATGAGGCCGATGACGCCGGGTTCGTCCGTGTTGCGCGCGATGACCATCCGGCCGTGGGGGATGGCGTCGACGCGGTAGCCGTCGATACGGACGATGCGCGGGTCGTCGCCGGCGAAGAGGGTGCCGTCGACCGAGACCTCGTCGTCGTCGTTGCTGACG
Proteins encoded in this window:
- a CDS encoding DUF7118 family protein, which produces MSERAPPTDAGSSAGVGSDGEATPLEALEAARDRLEAVETRIDDRGEATVTEVATAYRNATKLLEDYVDRATGTGKENFQAYIELEGKFDTLVSDLDDDLPEREAFEDALDAIDKRRLSESDFERAHDALEPAAEYADMLDERETAREALAEARKTANKRRRDLDDAIVERERLLELANADLDAPVERLRDPIQTYNEAVREAFDEYRLAASAREVFDLLERSQWYPFVGYERPPDDLARYVRENPAGEYSIPELLEYADYSRSKLSHYVDSADELKRNVATQQTFLDGIDAEPLTIDWPPGPAGELRHRVREYRPFVARVADEEVVAALRAVRLLATDADYDRLQTAAQAVAQLTPEERERLADGRVDAELEELRTERERLEAALEVDDPI
- the hisI gene encoding phosphoribosyl-AMP cyclohydrolase, translated to MDDDVSVDFGEDGLVPAVAQDADTGEVLMLAYVSPQALERTRETGRAHYYSRSRDELWEKGATSGHVQSVEEVRVDCDADTLLYLVDQAGGACHTGHRSCFYRTVEGEHVGEQVFDPDAVYE